A genomic stretch from Empedobacter stercoris includes:
- a CDS encoding IS3 family transposase, with product MFGVDRQVYYRHLKRRAKRQQNAQQVVDWVAELRMIHPKMGGKKLYFLLKEKLENLRIGRDKFFDFLRANHLLIISKRSYHKTTNSYHRFKKHKNLIKDYQYKKPNNVWVSDITYLGNRENPAYLSLITDAYSKKIVGFDVSDSLATASCLNALKMALKKENPKSLIHHSDRGLQYCSDDYQKLLKKHKIRCSMTQESDPYENAIAERINGILKQEYDIDKFNVDLNTRKILVKQTVEIYNEFRPHLSNHYLTPMQMHQQQELIPKSYKKKNSTNTNICTV from the coding sequence TTGTTCGGGGTTGACCGACAGGTTTATTATCGTCATTTGAAACGAAGAGCAAAGCGGCAACAAAATGCACAGCAGGTTGTGGATTGGGTAGCAGAGCTGCGAATGATTCATCCAAAAATGGGTGGAAAGAAACTGTATTTTCTTTTGAAAGAGAAACTTGAAAATTTAAGAATTGGCAGAGACAAATTCTTTGACTTCTTAAGGGCTAACCATTTGTTAATCATTTCCAAAAGAAGTTATCACAAAACTACCAATTCGTATCATCGTTTTAAAAAACATAAAAATTTGATTAAAGATTATCAATACAAAAAGCCTAATAATGTTTGGGTATCAGACATAACTTACTTGGGAAACAGAGAAAACCCAGCCTATTTAAGCTTGATAACCGATGCTTATTCTAAGAAAATCGTAGGCTTTGACGTGTCGGATTCTTTGGCTACAGCATCTTGTTTAAATGCTCTAAAAATGGCATTGAAAAAAGAAAACCCGAAGAGTCTTATTCATCACTCAGACAGAGGATTACAATATTGTTCCGATGATTATCAAAAGTTATTAAAAAAGCATAAAATACGTTGTAGTATGACACAAGAATCAGATCCTTATGAGAATGCCATAGCCGAAAGAATTAATGGAATTTTAAAACAAGAGTATGATATTGATAAATTTAATGTAGATTTGAATACAAGAAAGATTTTGGTCAAACAAACCGTAGAGATTTATAATGAGTTCAGACCACACTTGTCAAACCATTATTTAACGCCGATGCAAATGCACCAACAACAAGAATTAATACCAAAATCGTACAAAAAGAAAAACAGTACAAATACGAATATATGTACTGTTTAA
- a CDS encoding helix-turn-helix domain-containing protein: protein MEERSNYVKRTQRDYSMSFKLNVVKEIESGELSTVGACRKYGIQARSTVMSWLRKFGTFDWENQTPSNMPKSPEQKIMELEAQVKLLQKQKALLEKQAYVADKKAIIFDMMINLAEEEYQIDIRKNSPPELSILSERNKKKP, encoded by the coding sequence ATGGAAGAAAGAAGCAATTATGTCAAACGTACTCAGCGCGATTACAGTATGTCTTTTAAGTTGAATGTTGTAAAAGAAATTGAGTCTGGGGAATTATCTACTGTGGGCGCTTGCCGTAAGTATGGCATCCAAGCCCGAAGTACAGTTATGAGTTGGCTCAGAAAATTTGGTACCTTTGATTGGGAGAACCAAACACCCTCGAATATGCCAAAGTCACCAGAACAAAAGATCATGGAGCTTGAAGCCCAAGTAAAGCTTTTGCAAAAGCAGAAGGCTTTACTTGAGAAACAAGCTTATGTGGCTGATAAAAAAGCCATTATTTTCGATATGATGATTAACCTTGCCGAAGAGGAATATCAAATTGATATACGAAAAAACTCACCACCCGAACTATCGATTCTTTCCGAAAGGAACAAAAAGAAACCATAA
- the mvaD gene encoding diphosphomevalonate decarboxylase — protein MEQQFISTLSITASELTSGSVSAKSPSNIALVKYWGKKKNQIPTNSSISYTLTNSYTETELRFSPKTSDTFEVDVYLEGELKESFAPKIITFFERITAYISFLKHYKFEVHTHNSFPHSSGIASSASGMSALALCLVQIENLLGANLSEENALKKASFLARLGSGSACRSVYKGLVEWGENDFIEGSSDLFGTKYPDAEIHDVFKTFHDTILLIHEGQKSVSSTVGHNLMNGHPYAERRFVEANENLEKLLAILKAGDVKAFGELVEHEALTLHAMMMMSNPAFILMKPNTVAALEKLWEFRRETGNHLYFTLDAGANVHLLYPEQDAEAIEIFIKNELKQFCQNGNYIKDKVSF, from the coding sequence ATGGAACAACAATTCATTTCAACACTTTCAATAACTGCTTCAGAATTAACATCAGGAAGCGTTTCAGCTAAAAGTCCATCAAATATTGCGTTGGTTAAATATTGGGGAAAAAAGAAAAATCAAATTCCAACCAATAGCTCTATCAGTTACACATTAACGAATAGTTACACGGAAACTGAATTAAGATTTTCTCCAAAAACTTCAGATACTTTTGAGGTAGACGTTTATTTGGAAGGTGAATTAAAAGAAAGTTTTGCACCAAAAATCATTACTTTTTTTGAACGAATTACCGCTTATATTTCATTCTTAAAGCATTATAAATTTGAAGTCCATACGCACAACTCTTTCCCACACAGCTCTGGAATTGCTTCTTCGGCATCTGGAATGTCTGCATTGGCGTTATGTTTAGTGCAAATAGAAAATTTATTAGGCGCAAATTTATCTGAAGAAAATGCTTTGAAAAAAGCTTCTTTTTTAGCACGTTTAGGTTCTGGAAGTGCTTGTCGTTCGGTTTACAAAGGTTTGGTTGAATGGGGAGAAAATGACTTCATTGAAGGAAGTTCAGATTTATTTGGAACAAAATATCCTGATGCAGAAATTCATGATGTTTTCAAAACTTTTCATGATACCATTTTATTGATTCACGAAGGTCAAAAATCAGTTTCTTCTACTGTTGGTCATAACTTGATGAATGGACATCCATATGCGGAACGTCGTTTTGTAGAAGCAAATGAAAATTTAGAAAAATTATTAGCTATTCTGAAAGCTGGTGATGTGAAAGCATTTGGAGAATTAGTGGAACACGAAGCCCTAACGTTGCACGCCATGATGATGATGTCGAATCCTGCGTTTATTTTGATGAAACCAAATACAGTTGCAGCTTTAGAAAAATTGTGGGAATTCCGTCGTGAAACAGGAAATCATTTGTATTTCACTTTAGATGCTGGTGCAAATGTACATTTACTATATCCTGAGCAAGATGCGGAAGCGATTGAAATCTTCATCAAAAATGAATTAAAACAATTCTGTCAAAACGGAAATTACATAAAAGATAAAGTGAGTTTTTAA
- a CDS encoding NAD-dependent epimerase/dehydratase family protein has product MIFVTGGTGLVGAHLLVELAKKQQPIRALKRKTSNTETIQNFFAEQNASQFYQFIHWIDGDLLDITELPNLLDGIETIYHAAAFVSFDERQEEEIFNTNILGTESLVNEAIDTGIKEFFFISSIASMDDINPVTKMIDELSPWNNSLTHSSYSISKFRAEMEVWRASQEGVKVIIINPGVIIGTLDTKRASESLFQQNSSKNDYAPSGGTAFVDVRDVVNILFQLIDKQLFNQKFIVISENKTYKEVFDYVAINSKRSVKNVSNSTLKIIKNLSIFSRIFGGKYMTKANYYSLTSVTNYDNSKVVKALDYNFISVKDAVDYHYTRFQKLNSTK; this is encoded by the coding sequence ATGATTTTCGTAACGGGAGGAACAGGTTTGGTTGGCGCGCATTTGTTGGTAGAATTGGCAAAAAAGCAACAACCTATTCGTGCTTTAAAACGAAAAACATCGAACACAGAAACCATCCAAAATTTCTTTGCGGAACAAAATGCTTCGCAATTTTATCAATTTATTCATTGGATTGATGGTGATTTGTTGGATATAACTGAACTTCCGAATTTATTAGACGGGATTGAAACAATTTATCACGCTGCTGCTTTTGTTTCATTTGATGAACGTCAAGAAGAAGAAATTTTCAATACGAATATTTTAGGAACTGAATCTTTAGTAAATGAAGCGATAGATACCGGAATAAAGGAGTTTTTCTTTATCAGCTCGATTGCTTCCATGGATGATATTAATCCTGTTACAAAAATGATTGATGAACTTTCTCCTTGGAACAATAGCTTAACGCATTCGTCGTATTCTATTTCAAAATTTAGAGCTGAGATGGAAGTTTGGCGCGCTTCACAAGAAGGTGTTAAGGTAATTATTATTAACCCAGGTGTCATCATCGGGACGTTAGATACAAAACGCGCAAGCGAAAGTTTGTTCCAACAAAATTCCTCGAAAAATGATTATGCTCCTTCTGGCGGAACAGCTTTTGTTGATGTACGAGACGTTGTCAATATTTTATTTCAGTTGATTGACAAGCAACTTTTTAATCAAAAATTCATTGTAATTTCTGAAAATAAAACATACAAAGAAGTATTTGATTATGTCGCAATCAATAGCAAGCGATCTGTAAAAAATGTTTCGAATTCAACGTTAAAAATCATTAAAAACCTTTCTATTTTCAGTCGCATTTTTGGAGGAAAATACATGACGAAAGCCAATTATTATTCGTTAACATCTGTGACAAATTACGATAATTCCAAAGTCGTAAAAGCATTAGATTACAATTTCATTTCGGTAAAAGATGCCGTGGATTATCATTATACTCGTTTTCAAAAACTAAATTCTACAAAATAG
- a CDS encoding CorA family divalent cation transporter: MQTLFENEKFKWINLHNPTKEELDEIATKYNFQKLTIEDSLEPGHLPKYESDDQNVSFLLIRFFDKEHRMLKNIIREFSHKISIYIGTDFIVTVHQKETDMFDRIQEKYLSNPDLSKITIKGILYRIISETIKTYEQPAYRMDEGVDLLEQMIFSDDFRRIKLQNLYQIKREATACKKILDYTLEALKEYRLDHKRTSSSQDLIEENVKMLHLHSQIVDDVQSLLSIYLSINGQKSNEIMQTLTIFSAFFLPLTFIAGIYGMNFDFMPELNYKLGYPICLLVMLLVVIFIYFWFRKKKYL; this comes from the coding sequence ATGCAAACGCTTTTTGAAAACGAAAAATTCAAATGGATTAATTTACATAATCCAACGAAAGAAGAATTAGATGAAATTGCAACAAAATATAATTTTCAGAAATTAACGATAGAAGATAGTTTAGAACCTGGCCATTTACCAAAATACGAATCAGATGATCAAAATGTTTCGTTTTTATTGATTCGGTTTTTTGATAAAGAACATCGCATGTTGAAAAACATCATTCGAGAATTTAGTCACAAAATCAGTATTTACATAGGAACAGATTTTATCGTGACTGTTCATCAAAAAGAAACGGATATGTTTGATCGTATTCAGGAAAAATATCTTTCAAATCCTGATTTATCCAAAATAACGATTAAAGGAATTTTGTATCGAATCATTTCCGAAACAATCAAAACTTACGAACAACCGGCTTACAGAATGGATGAAGGTGTTGACTTATTAGAACAAATGATTTTTTCAGATGATTTTAGAAGAATCAAACTTCAAAACCTTTATCAAATTAAACGAGAAGCAACCGCTTGTAAAAAAATATTAGATTATACATTAGAAGCGTTGAAAGAATATCGATTAGATCATAAACGCACAAGTTCCTCTCAAGATTTAATCGAAGAGAATGTAAAAATGCTGCATTTGCATTCACAAATTGTTGATGATGTCCAAAGTTTACTATCTATTTATCTTTCGATTAACGGTCAGAAATCGAATGAAATCATGCAAACTTTAACCATTTTTTCTGCATTTTTCTTACCCTTAACTTTTATCGCTGGAATTTATGGAATGAATTTCGATTTCATGCCCGAGTTAAATTACAAATTAGGCTATCCAATTTGTTTACTTGTCATGTTATTAGTGGTAATTTTTATTTACTTTTGGTTCAGGAAAAAAAAATATTTATAA